In the Oncorhynchus keta strain PuntledgeMale-10-30-2019 chromosome 32, Oket_V2, whole genome shotgun sequence genome, TTACTTTTAAGATCAAAGGGCTGTCTACTTTTTGTTAATTTACCATTACTTTATCCAGAGAGTTGGTTGAGCTGACATAAACAACTTCACCtcttttaaaaaaatgacgttctTTCTTATCCCATTTTTTCTTGTTCTACCTTAGCTCTGGTAGGTGTCTCATGTGATTGCAAATAACTTAGTGTGTTAATTTGTTCTAGTTCTAACATTGTTTTTCATTTTATATTTATATCTAAGAATTGAAGTAGGTTACTAAAatggacttttttttttaaacatcccATTTTTTAAAACAACCTTTTTACTAGTTCTAATTTCTCTACCTCTTTGGTTTGGAGTCGCCTTCAGCCCTTAAGAGGGTGTCTACATCTGAATTTAGATAGTGGAGTGTTTTTTaacaatattttttaaattaagtcCTGTTCTGTACAGCATCAAAATGCTGAATTCAAAAACAATTCTGTGCGTTGGAGTCTTATTTGTGGCACTTGTTGAGAGCCGAATGCTGGACAAATGCATGAAATCCAAACCCAAATACACCATGAACGTTGTACTTTTGGAGGATCAAACCTCAGACTGGAGCCTCGGGTTTGTAAAGGTTGCAGTGTTGCAAGCAATTGAAGCGGATTGGCAACTGAACATGGCAGCAGGTACAGAAACATCTATTTATTTTTTCTTTTGAATTTACTTTGTCAACATGAAATGAATTTGTCATGATAAACACAATTCAGATGTAACCTACCACACAAACCTATTGGACATTTCATTATGCTTGATAACCGTTATTATCTCATCCTCCTACAACACTTGCCAAGGTTTGAACACCAAGTTAACGGCTAATTTCAATGGGTTCAACACCACGCTGTACAAACGAAGAGGCTGTGGGAGCAGCACCTGTGAGGGAGTGGAGATCCTAAAGTCCCTGCATGTGAGCCAGTCGTTTTTAGACAGTAATGTCCATTCTCATTAGGATACATTGTCATATGTTGACTGATTTAGATGACAAGATGAATTGCCATTGAAGTGTAATTTCAACCATTCACTGTAGGCATATCTTTTGGATCCGCTTGGCTACTGAAACTGTTCTAAAGACATCAGGTGGCGAAGTTCTCATTCTTACGGACGTATGCCGCAATGACTATACTGAAACTAAACAGCAATTTCAGTCAGATTAAAATTGGGCTGATGAAGAGGGCCTATAAGATGAATAAAGATGACATTATTTCAGAAAGAGTAAGAGACAGGGACAAGCCCTTCCCCATTACTCAACAATATGAGTGCCTATGTTTATGTACATATTTGTTTGTGCTCCAGACTAAAGGTGAGGTGGGATGTGCCATGCTGGGACCCTCCTGTACATTTGCCACTTTCTTTATGGTGGAGTAAGTACTTTCTCTGtcttgcacgcacacacgcatgttAATGATCCCCGTCTCTGTCATCCCCATTGAACAAGTATTTGTTTTGCCTGATTATTAGTAGTTGATGATGTGTACGTGTGGTAAATGACCCACTAGGTGATTATGATAACATTGTTTATTGTTATGCTGGTTTATAATATGCTGTCCTGTAAGATAAGGACAGATTGTGACCCCCGGTCTGTGTGTCTCAGCGTGGAGATAGGCCTGACCCTGACTATCCCCATCATCTCCGCTGGGAGCTTCGGTCTGTCCTGTGACTACAAGGCCAACCTGACCCGCCTGCTGCCCCCGGCACGCAAGATCTCCAACTTCTTTGTCCACTTCTGGAACTTCACCAGACATGGTCTGAAGATGCACTGGGGGAGGGCTTATGTCTACAAGAAGGCAGACCAAACTGAAGACTGTTTTTGGTGAGATGGAACACCTGTGCATTTGAAAGGGGATTTCCGCcatgtacacacatacagacagtaCAGAGATGGTCATAGCATGTGTATGGTagactgtaacactgtaacataCATACGTAAGTTTGATTGATTGTTTGTTGTTGGGTGCTCCATGGTGCACCGTTACATCACTTCCCTTTTGCCATCGTCATAGGTACATCAATGCTCTGGAGGCACCCTCGTTCCATTTTGCTATGTCAATCTCAAGAGAGATGCTACGCAGCAAGAAAGAGCTCAAGAAAGCTATTCAGTCTGAAAACAGACACAGCAACGGTGtgtatctccctctgtcttcttcaATACCTTCTCAAGTCTTATCCATGCCTTACACACCACTGTTTCCACCACGAAAAGGAAGTAAATCAATGGTTGCTAAAAACAAAACCTTTGTAATCTAGCTACATGCTTTAAGGTGTTATTTCATCACACAGTTGTATCACCCCTGCACAATGTTTTTCAGTATTCATTCTCTGTGGAACCCCAGATGACATCACCGCTATAAAGAACGAAACAACGATTCCCCCAGAAATTGTCTTCCTCCTCATCGATATCTATAAGTGAGACTGGTTTTGGCAGTTTGTTACACTGCATTACATAGTTTTTTGTGGGACACTGATTGAAATTTGAAACCATGTAACTTTTCTATCTCCTAGCCATGGGTATCACACTAACATGACTGCCAACCCAAGCATGGACAATGTTCTGGTGCTCACCTTGCCTGAGAGACAATACAATAACACAGTAGTTTACAACAGCACGGTTAGTCTCTGCTCAACTCACCTGTCTTCATTCCTCAATTCTTCTGACCTCCTAATGTCTGAACAGAgataacacttctctctctctctctctctctctctctctctctctctctctctctctctctctctgtctctccgccttCCCCTCTCCTGTTGCAGGAGTTAAATGACTATGTGGCGGGGTACCATGACAGCGTGTTGCTCTTTGGCCATGTGCTGAGGCAGAggttgaccagtgagctgagaggcAGAGCAACACAGTCCACCACCACAGAGCTCCCCGATGTAAACCCCTTCAGGAATGTCTCTTTTCAAGGTATAGGAGGGCCTAATGGCCAGGGCCATGGTCCATCCTGTCCTCAGTCCTCCATTTAAACACCATAACATTTTAAGTCAGGCAATGGTGAGAACCTATACTTGTTGGACTTGGCAAAGCTGTTCGGCGGCAACCTTTAGCATCTGATCTTTGACTCTCGTCCAACGGGAACTTTCGCAAACCTCCGTCATTCTCCACACACGACGAAAGGCCACACATTATGCAGAATCCCATTCacttagatttttttttacagtgcagTACATGGCTAATTAGAGTGTTCTCTCTTGGCTGACTTTTATGGTCAACAGTTTTCTGCTCAGGAGGATAAATGGTGATACTCTTAAAGGGTTAGACATAATAGTGTCTGTGTGCAGGTATGGGGGGACACTACGTGCTGGATGAGAATGGGGACAGGGACGTGAACTTCTCTGTGGTTTACACATCCACCATCGATAAACAGGTAGGCTTCATCCAATGTAACTGTTGGAATGGTCACCATGTCCGTCCCCTGTTAAACAGCAGCAGGACATCATTTAATGATCACTTCATAACCCTGTCATTGCACCTCCCCTCCAGTACAAAACCCTGTTTGTGTTTGATACGTCCATAAATGAGACCAGAGTGGAGGACAGCACCCCCTCACTGCCCTGGCCCGGGTCTCAACTGCCAGATGACAAGCCAATCAACCCTAACGGTAAtggcatacagtgcatttggaaattattcagaccccttgacttttttcacattttgttatgttacagctttattctaaaattaattttaaaataatcctaatcaatctacacacagtatcAGATAGTGACAATGCAAAGTTTTTAGAATTTTTAACAAATTTATAAAactaaataaacagaaataccttatttacataagtattcagaccctttgctatgaaattctaaattgagctcaggtgcatcctatttgccatgatcatccttgagatattcctacaacttggttggagtccacctgtggtaaattaaattgatttgacatgatttggaaaggcacacctctgtctatataaggttccacagttgacagtgcatgtcttagaaaaaccaagccatgaggtcgaaggaattgtccgtagagctccgagacaggattgtgtcgatgcacagatctggggaagggtaccaaaaaatgtctgcagcattgaatgtccccaagaacacagtggcctacatcattcttaaatcAAAGAAGTTTCGAacgaccaagactcttcctagacctggccgcctggccaaactgagcaatcgggggagaagggccttggtcagggaggttatCAGGAGcctgatgatcactctgacagagctccagagttcctctgtggagatgggagaaccttccagaaggacaaccatctctgcagcactccaccaatcaggcctttatggtggagtggccagacggaagccactcctcagtaaaaggcacaagacagcctgcttggagtttgccaaaaggcacctaaagactctcagaccatgagaaaaagatgatctggtctgatgaaaccaagattgaactatttggcctgaatgccaagcatcatgtctggaggaaacctggcaacatccctacggtgaagcatggtggtggcagcatcatgctgtggggatgtttttcagcagcagggactgggagactagttaggatcgagggaaagatgaacagagcaaagcacagagagatccttgatgaaaacctgcttcagagcgcccatgacctcagactgtggtgaaggttcaccttccaacaggacaacgaccctaaacacacagccaaaacaatgcaggagtggctttttaatacatttccaaatcattctaaaaacctgtttttgctttgtcattatgaggtattgtatgtagcttgatgaggaaaatgaaaacaatttaatacattttagaataaggctgtaacgtaacaaaatctggaaaaagtaaaggggtctgaatactttcccgattGCACTGTATACGCTCTAGTAAAAGGTCAGAAGCAGTTTCTACCCCATAGcgataagactgctgaacagttaatcaaatggctacccggactatttgcattgaccacattattttatttcaatttttggcatttagcagacactcttaaccaaagcgacttacagtagtgagtgcatgcatttatttcaatgtacactcactggactctaaccacacactcactggactctaaccacacactcactggactctaaccacacaatcactggactctaaccacacactcactggactctaaccacacactccctggactctaaccacactctcactggactctaaccacacaatcactggactctaaccacacactcactggactctaaccacacactcactggactctaaccacacactcactggactctaaccacacactccctggactctaaccacacactcactggactctaaccacacactccctggactctaaccacacactaactggactctaaccacacactcactggactctaaccacacactcactggactctaaccacacactccctggactctaaccacacactcactggactctaaccacacactcactggactctaaccacacactcactggactctaaccacacaatcactggactctaaccacacactcactggactctaaccacacactccctggactctaaccacacactcactggactctaaccacacactccctggactctaaccacacactaactggactctaaccacacactcactggactctaaccacacactcactggactctaaccacacactcactggactctaaccacacactcactggactctaaccacacaatcactggactctaaccacacactcactggactctaaccacacactccctggactctaaccacacactcactggactctaaccacacactcactggactctaaccacacactcactggactctaaccacacaatcactggactctaaccacacactcactggactctaaccacacactccctggactctaaccacacactcactggactctaaccacacactcactggactctaaccacacactcactggactctaaccacacactccctggactctaaccacacactaactggactctaaccacacactcactggactctaaccacacactcactggactctaaccacacactcactggactctaaccacacactcactggactctaaccacacactcactggactctaaccacacactcactggactctaaccacacactcactggactctaaccacacaatcactggactctaaccacacactcactggactctaaccacacactccctggactctaaccacacactcactggactctaaccacacactcactggactctaaccacacaatcactggactctaaccacacactcactggactctaaccacacactccctggactctaaccacacactcactggactctaaccacacactccctggactctaaccacacactaactggactctaaccacacactcactggactctaaccacacactccctggactctaaccacacactcactggactctaaccacacactcactggactctaaccacacactcactggactctaaccacacactcactggactctaaccacacactcactggactctaaccacacaatcactggactctaaccacacactcactggactctaaccacacactcactggactctaaccacacactcactggactctaaccacacactcactggactctaaccacacactcactggactctaaccacacactcactggactctaaccacacactcactggactctaaccacacactcactggactctaaccacacactcacacatactacactgacactccaacaccccccacacacacatgcatattgacgacacacacacacacacacacacacacacacacacacacacacacacacacacacacacacacacacacacacacacacacacacacacacacacacacaccttcacattcacattcattcacactcttcacatacactgctgctactctctgtttattatctatgcatcgtCACTTTAGCCTAATCTACATATTACCTCTATTACCCCTTCACATTTATTCGCTACCATTACCCCTTGTACATAGCCTCTTTGTAGTTTTTGCTGCTGTGTTACTATTTTCTCCTTAGTTTATTTACTTTTTAAACActctgcattgttgattaagggcttgtaagtaagcatttcatggcaAGGTCTGCATCtgctgtattcggcacatgtgacaaatacttaaaaaaaaaaaaattatatatcaACACTAGTGCTACTAGTAACAATACCAAGTTTATTCTAGTACACAAGCTCTTTTGAAGTTTCTGTTACATCTTGGTACGAAGATAAGGTTTTGGTGGGGGAAATACTTATTCTATGTTTGTGATTCCAGATCTGAAGACAGAGGATATCATTGTGATCGTCCTGAGTGCCAGTGTTGTGGTGGTGACTGCCATCGCTCTGATCTTCTACAGGTCAAATATGCACAACACCAACCTCTGTGTTCTCACTTCTGTCCAATCACATTGTTACTTGATGACATGTCTCACTCACCTCTGTGTTtgtctatgtattattattattattattatatttattatatttactgCTCAGTCACTTTAAACCTGATTACACAACTGTCACCAGAATCCCTTTCATTGATTGGTACTGATATTGACCTGTATATCGTATACATTCCTGTGTGTATCTTTCTTTTATATTACTTagtattactgcattgttgaggAAGAGCTTGCAAGCAAGTATTTCCCTGTACTGTTTACACTTGCTGTATCCTGTGCACGtcacaaataaactttgatttgatttgatttatggccAATAGGCAGAACATGAAGGAACGTCAAAACCAAAAGAGGTGGTCCCACATCAGCCAAGACCTGATTGGTCCGCTGGATGGGAAAGAGTTAAGCCTGGTCTCACTAAAGgtgacctccctcacctcctccttgtcaTGATGTTTTTGCCTGTATGTTTCTATTTATAGTATGGCATCTCTCAAACTCCCATAATGCACGGCCAACACAAGCTGGTGTTACACTGATGTTGGTTTACATTCTTTCATTTACATGCTGATACTCCCTGTGTTCTCTAATACCCAGGGATTTATTCCAAATTATATATCCCTTTTTCTTTCTAAATATCAGATCGatgaagacaacaggaaggacagcTGTTACCAGATTCACAGGGCTCGCTATGACAAAAAGGTGCCATTACACTCTTTGGTCCATAAAATGACTTAAACACGTGGTGTGAGGTGTCATGCCAGGGTCGTTCCGTGAAAATATTTCCCTTTGTGTCCATTTGATATTTTTAGGacaaattgtgcaccaatataaCATTTTAAAAGCCCACTCATTTTATAACCCACTTAACCCCCATATTTCagcatcattgtaaagccctagttattctgttgctttgacaaagtcatttcggaaggttattatttatttcatgtgattagtggTTCATTTACGTtggtccctcattttaaggtcaagcCTGTTACTTGAACTGAACTGTCGTTAGTATGGTATAACTATTcctttttaaatatgtttttcaaaatgaacatctctgattcagaggggttgggttaaatgcggaagaacattttcagttgaatgcattcagttgtgcaactgactaggtatccccctttcccttaatagtcaaatcatagtgtaaaagcagatGAGCTGGTTCTAGTCTTTGTGgcaattttctggtgttttgtggtggaaaactgagcagGTTGAGCATAaaacgtcaaccctgttacccatagatagacaggctagaaatgtttgaACAATTTTAAAAAAATTGTGAAActtgttgcacacaacaagcttccattccccctgtcacaaggggattatggctgatttaagatgaaatcgtcaaccctgttactttgtttggcacttaataggctcttactatagtatatttttatttaacctcttgagatgggggGGAAAAGTGTTTTTCATGAAGTTGAATATGTGCTCTTCGTGACAGTTACACTTCTTGAAAGGCACtgaattggtggaacgacccacCAGTAACTACTCTCAAAGGCTGAAATGGGCATAacttctactgtattattatGGATCTATTATTTTCAGCCCGTGATTCTGAAGGAGCTGCAACACACAGACGGCAACTTCAGTGAGATCCAGAGGATTGAGCTCAACACTGTAAGGTTCTTGCTAATGATGTTATTTCCTCTCCGCCGCTATCGtggttctcctaacctgctgatTCAAACAGTAGTCCAGTCAGCTGTCCACTGATCTAGTGTCCATTTTGAGTGTCTATGTGGCCCGAGCTCAAGGTCAACCACATATTTGCTTATCTTGATGTGGTGTGAACAACAGAGGTTtgcagatttgtgtgtgtgtgtgttttgtggctTTGTGGCCCTATTGTGGCCCTATCTCCTTGtcaatcagagtagatagccactGTGACCTTATGTGAGCAACTAGGTGATAAAAGTAGAGTGTGTAAATGAGTGTGAGGAAGTCAAGACCAGCCATGAGAGGAtgtctttcactcactctctctctctctctctcctctctctctctctctctctctctctctctctctctctctctcctgcttcctctctctctctctctctctctctttctgcctctctctctctcctgcttcctctctctctctctctctctctctctctctctctctctctctctctctctcttctctctctctctcctgcttcctctctctctctttctgcttcctctctctctctttctgcctctctctctctctctctctctctctctctctctctctctctgctctctctctctctcctgcttcctctctctctttctgcctctctctctctctctctctctctctctctctctctctctctctctctctctcctgcttcctctctctctttctgcctccctctctctctgctctctctctctctctctctctctctctctctctctctctctctctctctctctctctcctgcttcctctctctctctttctgcctctctccctctctctttctctctctctttctgactctctctctctcttcctctctctctctctctctctctctctctctctctctctctctctctctctctcctgcttcctctctctctttctgcctctctctctctctctctctcttcctctctcgctttctgcctctctctctctctctctttctctctttctgcctctctctctcttcccctctctctctctctctttctctctctctctctctctttctctctctctctctctctctctctctctctctctctctctctctctctcctgcttcctttctctctttctgcccctctctctctctctctctctctctctctctctctctctctctctctctcctgcttcctctctctctttctgcctctctcagcTCCTGCGTATTGACTACTACAACCTGACCAAGTTCTATGGCACGGTGAAGTTTGAGTATGGTCTGTTTGGAGTGTTTGAATTCTGTGAGAGGGGATCCCTGAGGGTAAGAGGATTGGCAGAGAACATGACTTTATGGTGGGAATCAGTGGCCTACTTTCCACCCATATATCTTCATTGTGCAATGATAAGCAAATGACATTTACACACATGTTAATTACAGGACTCCTTTACCGACAGCGCCTGGGTCACAATCACAGTTACATTCACTCAGTTTTCAAATACCCTACCAGGCAGAAACAAAAAAACTCAAGCATAAACTGAGCTGCAGTAAACTCTGTAATTCACTGTCTTTACAGTATGTCCTTAATGACACAATCTCCTATCCTGAAAAGACCTTCATGGACTTGGAATTCAAGATATCAGTCATGTATGACATAGCTAAGGTATGCTTATGTAGTTTGGTTGTACTATGTGTTTACTGTGGGTAAATGCACTGACATTGTAATATGGTGTAATccagtgc is a window encoding:
- the LOC118365458 gene encoding guanylyl cyclase C-like translates to MLNSKTILCVGVLFVALVESRMLDKCMKSKPKYTMNVVLLEDQTSDWSLGFVKVAVLQAIEADWQLNMAAGLNTKLTANFNGFNTTLYKRRGCGSSTCEGVEILKSLHTKGEVGCAMLGPSCTFATFFMVDVEIGLTLTIPIISAGSFGLSCDYKANLTRLLPPARKISNFFVHFWNFTRHGLKMHWGRAYVYKKADQTEDCFWYINALEAPSFHFAMSISREMLRSKKELKKAIQSENRHSNVFILCGTPDDITAIKNETTIPPEIVFLLIDIYNHGYHTNMTANPSMDNVLVLTLPERQYNNTVVYNSTELNDYVAGYHDSVLLFGHVLRQRLTSELRGRATQSTTTELPDVNPFRNVSFQGMGGHYVLDENGDRDVNFSVVYTSTIDKQYKTLFVFDTSINETRVEDSTPSLPWPGSQLPDDKPINPNDLKTEDIIVIVLSASVVVVTAIALIFYRQNMKERQNQKRWSHISQDLIGPLDGKELSLVSLKIDEDNRKDSCYQIHRARYDKKPVILKELQHTDGNFSEIQRIELNTLLRIDYYNLTKFYGTVKFEYGLFGVFEFCERGSLRYVLNDTISYPEKTFMDLEFKISVMYDIAKGMSYLHSSNIEVHGRLKSSNCVVDNRMVVKITDFGCNTILNPCKDLWTAPEHLRKQGISQKGDVYSFAIIAQEIILRKNPFFTQACSDIAEKLYMVQSPSQTGFFRPDLNFETAAENEAELYMLIKNCWEEDPERRPDFKKIEGSLGKIFSNLHNQANESYMDNLIRRLQMYSKNLEHLVEERTSLYKAERDRADRLNFLLLPAPVVRSLKETGSVAPELFDEVTVYFSDIVGFTTLCQYSTPMEVVDMLNDIYKNFDRILDHHDVYKVETIGDAYMVASGLPRRNGNRHAVDIAHMALDILAFVGTFQLQHLPGIPLWIRIGVHSGPCAAGVVGNKMPRYCLFGDTVNTASRMESTGLPLRIHVSQSTINILQRTDCKFEYEQRGETFLKGKGNEMTYWLTGVTGTEYNLPTPPTAENFQRLQQDLSEMIVSSLENRGPGTNGMEKRKTLSTRVRRRETNGSQEDGLPEYLHLAITDIPSTYL